The following is a genomic window from Babesia bovis T2Bo chromosome 4 map unlocalized Chr4_1, whole genome shotgun sequence.
TCAATTTTCTGCTTAAGATGAACACGATGTGTAAAGGATAGACTTACCGGCTTTTTGTAGACATCCAGCACATTGGGTAGCAATTTGACATTTGCATATACTTCCACTAGTTCCTTCAGACGCACTAGCTTCGGTGAATCACATACAATCTTTGCGATGTTGGGCCTAATGATGTGTAGACATACAGGATAGACATGGCATCCACTGTTAGATAGGAGCTTTAGTGATGCGATGGTCATATCTAGAATGGTTTCAACCGTGTCCAATCTCTCTTTGTGCCATGCAACGCAGCATTTCATTGCTAGCTTGAAGAAGAATGGAATATACAAACCGCTGTCCAGAGTCGAAGCATAAGCCATAACTAGCAATAAGCGAATTCGCGAGTGATCATCACTTTCTGGTTCACAAGCTTGCATTAATTTTTCCAAAACTATAAGCCCTGCCTTATACAATGCAGTTCCAATCTTCGCAACCTTAATGAGAAAGTAAAGAACCAACAGTGTCTCACGAGAAAGTTCGCTGTCCTGTTCAAAAGATGCGTATACACCCTTGAGGTAATGAGTAAAATAAGCGTGATATTCCTTAGGACTGCGTTGACAGAGATAATGTACGAATTCAGTGAACGTATCGATGCATGATGCGAATTCCCTATTACCAGATGGCGTTGACAATAAATCGCTAAGCGGCCTTGCTATTTCCAACATACACTTATCAGCGGTATCGGATGGCACATGTTGATTATTAACAAACTTCTTGGCTATGTCACACTTTGCTTTTATGGATGACGCTTCATAAAACTGACGAAGCAGATCCACTCCACCTCTTGATTGCACCGGTGCTGCCATCAGCCTTTTCAAGTTCTCAGAAAACTTATCCACTTTCTTTGGCAACTTGGTAGTATCGTGTTCAGTGGGTTTAGTAGGCAATCTGAGATATTGTTGACGTTCATAATCCACAGCTTACCCTTGTCGTGGCTGGATGAAGTAATTCATATCGAGTTCATCAAATTCAGAATCCAACTTTGATCGTAAATCTTGTAGAGCTGATTTTTCCAATTTTCCAGCAATACGTCTACGCTTATACTCTTCCAATGCCTTGGCGTAACCTCCAGGTTCACCTGTATATCTGAAACCATCATCTGAATCCTCAGATAGAGTATCGTCATAGTGTTGATCAATGGGTGCATCTTTATGGGTTAACTCAAGAGGTATATTGAGATCGAACAAATCAAGCTTTTGAGAACGTCTAGAGATATCAGAAGCGAAAAACGGATCTTCAACATGCTTCTTTATTACTTTCGTGCGCCTCGGTTTAGCAGCTTTAATAGATATCTGtatgatgtgtaacatgtgCGTAATATATCACCTTTGGTTGTTGGCGTCTAATACTGTCGAAGGGGTTTGTATTTCCGGTGGAAGTGGAGCCCTTTACGTCCACTGACTGTCTTGCCTTCTTATGTTTACTCATTTTAAAATTGAATATCTAATGAAATAATGTGATTTCCCCTCTATTCCATGGacggatgatgaaatgtgtCGTTAAATGGTGCCCGAACGGTGTAACACCGCACATCATTTAGGTATTGAAAGGGTGTATATTCCTAGAAGACTACTTTAAAATGCATCGATGATGcaatttatttttaaaataaatcaATTTTGCCGTCGTTGCTTTTCAAGTAATTTGTCATCGcatgttttaatattgttTAGGTGAATATGGTAGCGTGAAACGCAATATACCCCTGAATATTGATTTTGACACTGGGAGGTATCGTCCACCTATTTCAAAGCCATTGCTTCCAACTCCTTTGACACAGGTTATTTTATGCAACATTTTTACATATCGGATATAGGAGGCCAATAATCGTATCTTAAGGGAGGTAGGAATTCATGAACCTCTGGCAAAATGCCGTGTTGTTGAGCAACTTTCAATTCGCCGCGTGAAGTTTGGCGGCAGAAATTCCACGGGACGTATAACTACTCGGCACCGTGGCGGTGGTCATATTCAGCGCCTACGGTTTATAGACTTTAAACGTCAACGCAAAGATGTTCCTGCTACTATTTTGAGAATTGAATACGATCCTACACGCAGTGCACATGTAGCATTATTACAATATTCGGATGGAGTTCTGAGTTACATTCTATGCCCAGCCGGCGTGCGTCCGGGCCAAATATTGTTGGCCAGTGCAAGTGCTCCGATAGAACCTGGTAATTGTCTACCGCTTCGTCACATACCAGTGCGTTAATATTGAATACGTGATATAAAACCGCAGGTAAATTCAATCGTCCACAATGTAGAGCTTCGTCCCGGTGCAGGAGGACAAATCGCCAGGGCAGGGGGAACTTATGTTACTATAGTTGAGTAAGTGTTAGTATGTACTGACATTTGGCgtaatgatatatgagCACCCTCTAGTTAAGAGGTATATGGCTACAGAGGATCGTCATTTAATCCGTAACCAACAATTTTGTAGAAAGGATGAGATGTTCGCCACTTTGCGTATGGCATCTACTGAATTAAGAAGATTTCCTCTTGATTGCTGGGCCACTCTGGGTCAGGTTTCTAACATAGAGCACAACAAACGCATACTGAAGAAGGCTGGGACAAGAAGGTTAGTGGTATAATGGTCATCATTCCCCAAACGATCTAGGAATCTGGGATGGCGACCGTCAGTGAGGGGTATAGCAATGAATCCAAATGCACATCCACACGGCGGTGGGAACAATAAGAGTGGCACAAAGCGGCCGAAATGTTCCGTTTGGGGTGTTTGTCGGTCTGGTCTGAAGACAAGAAGTAAACAGAAACACCTTGGATTCATCGTAAAACGAAAACTCTGCGGAAGACTGATGAAGAAATATGGTATTTCTAAAAATACGTGAGCAGAAATTAGTCAAAACGTTCAATCGAATGGTATGAACTTGAACCGTGGCAACTAGTCAGTCAACgaaatgatataaatataacaaaatataaaatatgaaCAATCTCCTTCCACATGATGTTAGCTTGTATGTTTTGATGTGTACGTTCTGTCGAGTGGTAGGTGTGTGTCCGGTGGTTTCACCATATAGGGACTCTAGTGTCTAAAAATGCCAATTACGAGCTTCACCCTGTGTATTCGTGCGTTTTGATTTATTTTTGGTTGGTGTATATGCGGTACAAGTTACACCTTAATTGTTGTCGTTGGTCGTGATGTCGTTATCCAGGACTGGGCATTAACGACTATCTTTTGTGCCTAGACAGCTTCGTTGCATTACGATGGTATAATGTATGGTTGTTTAGCATTATTGCCTTTGTTGTTGCGTGGATGTGTGTTAAGTTCTGTGCTTCACTCGACGTCATCTAGTATCGATAGCATCTGTAACAATGTTGTCTTTTCGATGACGCTGCTGAGCCAACCTGAGTTGGTGAAGTTGGTAAACAAGACTGAGTGTGGCGATTATGCGTTGCTTGGTGAGGATGTGTTACGATCAGCTCATCGTGTTGAGCGTTACTGTTACTCTCAGCTGTCACCTATTTTGTGTGAGAGCAGGTACATTCCTATGACCGGTCATCCTAATTGCGAGCATATAAAGTCGAAGTTTCTGTCAATCATAGGTGCTTGTACTCAGCGTGATGAGTTATCTGGTCGTGATGTTAACTGTTCTGGTTTCAACCTGGAGACTGTGAGCATCAGTGATCCTCTTGTGTTTTGCAAGATGTCATACATTTCTTCGTCTGGTGAGTTACTATTGTTCGTTTGTGTATTTACGATGTATTGTAGACTCTTCGGGATCATCTGTTGGTGGTCGAGTATCGTTCAAGCACAATGAGCTAGAGGAATGCCAGGCACTGTGCGAGAGTTACAATTCGTGCCAGGGTTTGGCAAAGTCATTCAACCACCCACGTTTTTGTATTGACGGCGGTTTCCAGGGTTACTGTACTAGCCGTATTCAGCGTATGTCGTTTTTGTTATGGTCATATTTTGCAGGGATTCACGACGACAGTTACATTACTCTGTGTCGCAACGTGGTATTGCCATTCGTGTTTGCTAACATGGGTGATGGGTATCAGAACTTGTCTATGAGCATGTGCCAAAACTCTGATGCTTCCATAGAGGGGTCTCTGCTGGGTCATCGGGTGAGTGCAGTTACCTATGTTATCATGTTTCGTTAGGACTTTTTAATGAGCCGTCGTCAGGAGTTGTTGGACACGTTGGCATCTGATGATGGCTACTTGTCCTGGGAGCAGGATATGGAGAAGCGTTTTCAGTCCTTGACTGCTAGTGTTGAGCAGCTTGTGAACTTGTTCAACGTTTGCACCAGGTACACGTACAACTTCTTTGGTCTGCCTTACAACTACGACAATGTtgtggtatgttttattctttatatgttataacTATCTGCTGTAGCATCTCGAGTGCGAGAAGACTGTGAAGCTGTTTGAAGGGTTGTTGTCTGTTGCCAATGCGCTTCCCAGTGCGTCTAGTGACATGGTATCTACTATAGAGAACATTGACCCTGTGTTTCACTTTGAGCGTAAGCTCCAGGAATCTGTGATTCATCTGAAGCATTTTTACTCTTTGGTATGTTAGCGTTGTATCCGTTACTGATGCTCATCAGCTTACTTCCGGTGCTCATAGCACCATTTTGGGCAGTCAGTACTACCGTCCATTGGATCGTCGTACGTTTATGAGTGCTCAAAAGGCATTATCGCAAATTCGTCAGTTGGTGCCTCGGCGTGTATCTAGTATCCGCGACTTTCTGCGGTCTCAGGTACCATTGCTCCGGGACGTGGATCGTGAGCACCGTGTTCACGAAACTGTGAATGAGCTTCAGCTGTTATCATCACTTCATGAGAGTCAGCTGCAGTGGCTCATGCGCCTCAGTGGTAAACGCCCGGGCCGTGCTGTCCTTCGATCGGTTGAGTGACTTGTTGGCATCGAAACTTATGTTAATTTGTCACTATGCATTATCGCTGCATTGTTGTTTCATACTGCAGtactttgttttattgtAGCTTCCCGGGTTAGTTGTAACTCTTCCTGACCTCCAGTTTATCATCTCCCCTATGGATTTTGTGCAATGTTCTAGGTGTCGTATTGTCAGAATTATAAAGGGAATCGATTTTCATTTTATTTCTCTACTATTGCATATTTCCACAATTGAATTGCTGTTTTGTTCTCCTTATCATCAGTTTTATATGCACTGTATACCCTAGTCCCTCTAGATGTGACAATTACAGGCAATTTAGGGTGATAACTGGCGCTAGACACTACGGTATCACAGATCTTTGTTTTCGTTAGAGCATTGCCAGTTTTCccattgtatataaccAAATTGCCGTCATCAGTACCTATAAATTTTGAATCGAAATTTGGTTGTTCCTCACCGGACACTATTTGGTCGTTACGTACGTCGAATGTAATTCGCTGGTTGGTTCTGGATGGTCTATGATATCTCATGATTGGCGAATATTTGTTTCCCCTAATATCGAATGCTCGGATATGATTATCTGATCGCGATCCGACCAATAAGGTATGATCATCAAACCATTTAACCTGTCTCAATTTTTTATTGTACAATAAAAACTTGCCTGTGTAACAGGACCAAGTTTATGTTCATCATCTGTGAAAGGCGCATAGATGCTTCTTTGTCTAGATTCGTTATGGTCGAAGACACCAATATTTGAGTTATAATCACCACACGCATACATTGTTGCTGCATAGGGGTTGTGGCTTATTGCTGATACGATTCCGAATTTGTTTCCGCTTCTGGTAGACAGTGGCCGTACCTGGTTATTACTATATGTTCACAGAATGTCAAAAAATAGCAAAGTAAAAAGGTGTTAAACCATAAGGGTATAGCCAgtcaatatatacactatttAACGTACCTCTATACTATGTCCTGGCATTTCTATGTCGAATACATGTATTGTAGATTTGCTGCCCCCGAGGAAGTATTTCCCCAACGGTTGGAAATTTAAAGAATATACTTCTGCCAATTCATCTCTAATATTATTAGGTTTAAAAGTAAAATGACGCTGTCCCTTGTGGGTGTCATATAGATGTATCTACGAAAATATCTAACATCCAGTTTCAACATACCGGAGTACCTCTTGAAGCAGTAAGTAAACAACATGAATCTGGGTTGTTTTCATGGTAATTCGGAAAGAAACAGACACTTCTAATCTCATCGATGGATTTTATGTGGAATCTTGGACGTAGCACATCAGAGATTCCACAATCAACATCATCAGACGAATCTGTCGACTGTTGAACGTATTCGTACATAATGAAACATACTGTCTATACCATTGCCAAATGGGTATACACCGATACGCCGATCGCTAAAAATTGCGATGAAAATGGAGCCATCTGGACTTATGGAACTCCCGTGTACAAACACGTCATAACCATCATTATTTTTGATAGTAGGTTCGTCTAAAACAACCTTTCGGTATTCTTCGAGTAACATATGGTAACTTATGTACGGATGTGTAACAAATACGGCTATTCCTTAGATGCGAAGTGGTAATGGTTCACTTGTAATTTACATATAAAAACGTAGATTCCTCCtataattttatattaaaCTTAGAATATTGAATACCTAAAGCATTCATGATAGACATCAAGGATATGCTTCGATAGAATAATAGCATTGGTACTAAATTCTTGGTTAACGACTACACCTCATCATCTATTGCtcacaaaatatataaacaagtATTCTATGTCGCATACCCACTATATGTTTGTTAATTGGTACAATATGCATTCTTTGGATTCAACGTGTTCTCTGTCTGATGGCATATCGATTGCACACTCTAATTTCTCAAAAAAGTATTCAGAATAACAAATTCTTTatacaaatatacatttattgtAAATTTGTGGTTCccatgttttatttttagTTTACTAAGATTAACTTTTAATATTTCCTTTGACAACATCATTTATAAAATCACGGGGTGACATAAATTTTTAAAACACGCTTGAAACGTCTGTCACAGCACATATTCGGTGTGTTTGTCTCTATAACTTAGACAAAACTTGGCCCACAGTTCTCATGGGTCACAACTGAATCAGGACTTAACATGTATAGCACTTTGTGCTTTTAATTTGCCACATTGTAGTTGGCAATAAACCTTCAATGTTTACTGATACAGGTTTTTGAACGTTGCTAGTCTGTGCTGTCAATGAATTTCTCAATGCTTTCATTATGACTAATTAGGAAGGTAGTGTTAACCTTTTCACTGCAGCGTGGAATATAATTGGCTAGTTGCCTAACAAGAGACAATACAATTTCTGCATTATGCACTTAAACCCGTTATATGACGCTAATTGGGAAAATAGATTTTCAAAACTTTGTGTATGCAAGGAATTTTCAGTTTGCTTTTGCATAACCTGAGACTTTCTGTAGTGTAGAATGCTTCCAGACttaattatttatatatatacaccaaaGCACATAAATTCAACAACTACTTACAATGGTTTCCTACATTACTGTGGCTCTATTCATTGCCACATCGGTAATACACCTAGCATTGGCCGAATATGATACGCATGAAGTATATGATTTTTCGAATTTTGAATATCCTATAGACAATAATACTGTAAAGGTTTATGTGACAGTGTTAAATTCTAGCAAATCTATTGAGATATTATGCCCAAAGGAACGTAACGGTCTCCGTTTCAATTTACTTCCTAA
Proteins encoded in this region:
- a CDS encoding putative ribosomal protein L2 — encoded protein: MMQFIFKINQFCRRCFSSEYGSVKRNIPLNIDFDTGRYRPPISKPLLPTPLTQEANNRILREVGIHEPLAKCRVVEQLSIRRVKFGGRNSTGRITTRHRGGGHIQRLRFIDFKRQRKDVPATILRIEYDPTRSAHVALLQYSDGVLSYILCPAGVRPGQILLASASAPIEPGNCLPLRHIPVNSIVHNVELRPGAGGQIARAGGTYVTIVEKDEMFATLRMASTELRRFPLDCWATLGQVSNIEHNKRILKKAGTRRNLGWRPSVRGIAMNPNAHPHGGGNNKSGTKRPKCSVWGVCRSGLKTRSKQKHLGFIVKRKLCGRLMKKYGISKNT